From a single Limibacillus halophilus genomic region:
- the purN gene encoding phosphoribosylglycinamide formyltransferase, which translates to MAGKLKVSVLISGRGSNLQALIDACRAPDFPAEIVMVVSNRPDAQGLFRAQAAGISTAVIEPRDFPDKVSFDRAMTEILESSGTGFICLAGFMRLLSPEFVDHWRDRMINIHPSLLPLFPGLDTHRRALDAGMRLHGCSVHFVRHEMDSGPIIGQAAVAVLDGDDPDSLSSRVLEAEHLLYPWCLELVARGMVTVTGDTCRIAGHTTALSPLVSPARS; encoded by the coding sequence GTGGCCGGCAAGCTGAAAGTATCGGTCCTGATTTCTGGACGCGGGAGTAACCTCCAGGCTTTGATCGACGCCTGTAGAGCTCCCGATTTTCCGGCCGAGATCGTTATGGTCGTCAGTAACCGCCCCGACGCGCAGGGTTTGTTTCGTGCCCAGGCCGCAGGCATCTCAACAGCGGTTATCGAACCACGCGATTTCCCAGACAAAGTATCCTTCGATCGCGCGATGACCGAAATTTTGGAATCAAGCGGCACGGGCTTTATCTGTCTCGCGGGTTTCATGCGTCTTTTATCGCCGGAGTTCGTGGATCACTGGCGTGACCGGATGATCAATATTCACCCATCGCTGCTGCCATTGTTTCCGGGATTGGATACGCATCGGCGCGCGCTGGACGCTGGCATGCGCTTACATGGTTGCAGCGTGCACTTCGTGCGTCACGAAATGGACAGCGGCCCAATTATCGGTCAAGCGGCCGTAGCAGTGCTTGACGGTGACGACCCGGATAGTCTTTCAAGCCGGGTCCTGGAGGCAGAACATTTACTCTATCCCTGGTGTCTGGAATTGGTCGCTCGTGGGATGGTGACGGTTACCGGGGATACCTGCCGTATCGCTGGTCACACCACGGCTCTGTCGCCGCTTGTCAGCCCGGCACGCAGTTAG
- a CDS encoding aa3-type cytochrome c oxidase subunit IV: MPYEDLTRERQKSYEGFIRSGTIGTAVVAVLLFILVVAIIA; this comes from the coding sequence ATGCCATATGAGGATCTGACGCGCGAACGCCAGAAGTCTTATGAAGGCTTCATCCGCAGCGGCACCATCGGGACCGCTGTAGTGGCTGTACTGCTGTTCATTCTGGTTGTGGCAATCATCGCCTGA
- the ndk gene encoding nucleoside-diphosphate kinase produces MAIERTLSIIKPDATRRNLTGKINARFEEAGLRIVAQKRLQLSRAQAEAFYAVHSERPFFGSLCEFMTSGPVVVQVLEGESAVAKNREVMGATNPADAAPGTIRKDFAESIEANSAHGSDSLENAAIEIAFFFSGIEIVG; encoded by the coding sequence ATGGCCATCGAACGCACCCTTTCGATCATCAAGCCGGACGCGACCCGGCGCAATCTGACAGGCAAGATCAATGCACGTTTCGAGGAGGCTGGCCTGCGTATCGTAGCGCAGAAGCGTCTGCAGTTGAGCCGTGCACAGGCCGAAGCCTTCTATGCCGTGCATAGTGAGCGGCCGTTTTTTGGCAGCCTCTGCGAATTCATGACCTCTGGGCCGGTTGTGGTTCAGGTGCTGGAGGGTGAAAGTGCTGTTGCGAAGAATCGCGAAGTCATGGGAGCAACCAACCCCGCCGACGCCGCGCCGGGCACCATTCGTAAGGATTTTGCCGAGAGCATCGAGGCAAATTCGGCGCACGGATCGGATTCTTTGGAAAATGCAGCGATTGAGATCGCTTTCTTCTTTTCGGGAATCGAAATCGTCGGCTAA